A section of the Leptospira kobayashii genome encodes:
- a CDS encoding ABC transporter permease subunit, translating into MFNNPANIRKWKKFKSNKRAYYSLLILFYSYLLSLFSPILINNKPLFVSYEGEISFPIFFFYPDSKFGGPNQTEPNYKKLNKTETFQKPENYMVFPLIPFGVNEDNLESLEEGSNPPSKPSLVHWFGTDDRGRDVFTRIIYGYRLAMTFSLILVLIELILASIIGGIQGYYAGNIDLIWQRIIEVLAAIPFLYLILIMGTFFGRGFFILLVTYASLSWIGLSYYMRGEFLKLRSQQFVDAARTLGVSSRSIILKHLLPNSLTPLVTFLPFILISAISVLSALDFLGYGIPAPNPSWGELIGQGRERLSSWWLITYPSLALFITINLSAFVGEGLRDAFDPKEKVVYE; encoded by the coding sequence ATGTTCAATAATCCTGCAAATATCCGTAAATGGAAAAAATTCAAATCCAATAAAAGGGCTTATTATTCCTTACTTATTTTATTTTACAGTTATCTATTATCCTTATTTTCACCGATTCTGATAAACAACAAACCTTTGTTCGTATCGTATGAAGGCGAAATTTCATTTCCTATTTTTTTCTTTTATCCCGATTCGAAATTCGGCGGTCCGAACCAAACGGAACCGAATTATAAAAAATTAAATAAAACGGAAACTTTTCAAAAACCGGAAAATTACATGGTGTTTCCTTTGATTCCTTTCGGTGTCAATGAAGACAATTTGGAAAGTCTGGAGGAAGGTTCCAATCCTCCGTCCAAACCTTCTCTCGTTCATTGGTTCGGAACGGATGACCGGGGAAGGGATGTATTTACGCGAATTATTTACGGCTATCGTTTGGCAATGACCTTCAGTCTCATTCTTGTATTGATCGAATTGATATTAGCTTCTATCATCGGAGGGATTCAAGGATACTATGCCGGGAATATCGATTTGATATGGCAAAGGATCATTGAGGTTTTAGCAGCGATTCCTTTTTTATATTTGATTTTGATAATGGGTACTTTTTTCGGACGAGGATTTTTTATTCTACTCGTCACCTATGCTTCGTTAAGTTGGATAGGGCTTAGTTATTATATGCGTGGAGAATTTTTAAAACTCAGAAGCCAACAATTTGTGGATGCGGCGAGAACTTTAGGTGTATCTTCCCGTTCCATCATCTTGAAGCATCTTTTGCCGAATTCATTGACACCTTTGGTTACGTTTTTACCATTTATCCTGATTTCGGCAATCTCAGTACTATCCGCTCTGGACTTTTTAGGTTACGGGATTCCCGCTCCCAATCCTTCTTGGGGAGAACTTATCGGCCAAGGTAGGGAAAGATTGAGTTCCTGGTGGTTGATCACTTATCCGTCTCTCGCTTTATTTATTACAATCAACTTATCTGCGTTTGTCGGTGAAGGATTGAGGGACGCTTTTGATCCGAAGGAAAAGGTGGTCTACGAATGA
- a CDS encoding ABC transporter ATP-binding protein has translation MSASPLLSVNNLSVQLNTEEGKLDIIKDISFSIAESEIFALVGESGCGKSISSLAMTRLLPANQAIYPTGSIDFSGKDLLRLSSEEMRKIRGKEIAYIFQEPFSSLNPLQRIGEQMIEGFLHHGLGTETEALAKAEYLFQTVGITDAKQRLGQYPNQFSGGMLQRVCIAMALMCDPKLLIADEPTSAIDVTIQLQLIQLLLRLKKEIKMSILFISHDIGLVSHLAQRMAVMYAGRIVEIGSVDEVIDTPKHPYSKALIEAYPSHDKLGKKLQIIEGMVPSPKDYPIGCHFQDRCSIKMEICKTAQPALRKLSDTQSAFCFALGEENVRS, from the coding sequence ATGAGCGCATCTCCTTTGTTATCTGTTAATAATCTAAGCGTTCAATTGAATACGGAAGAAGGCAAACTCGATATCATCAAAGACATTTCCTTTTCCATTGCAGAGAGTGAAATTTTCGCTTTGGTGGGCGAGTCCGGTTGTGGCAAATCGATTTCTTCTCTTGCGATGACGCGACTTCTTCCCGCAAATCAAGCAATCTATCCTACCGGTTCCATTGATTTTTCGGGAAAGGATCTTCTTCGTTTGAGTTCGGAAGAGATGAGGAAAATCAGGGGAAAGGAAATCGCTTATATTTTCCAGGAACCGTTTTCTTCGTTGAATCCTCTTCAAAGAATCGGAGAACAAATGATCGAAGGATTTCTTCATCACGGGTTGGGCACGGAAACGGAAGCGTTGGCAAAAGCCGAATATCTGTTTCAAACGGTGGGGATTACGGATGCAAAACAAAGATTAGGTCAATACCCGAATCAATTTTCCGGAGGGATGCTGCAAAGGGTGTGCATCGCCATGGCATTGATGTGCGATCCTAAATTACTCATTGCTGATGAACCGACCAGCGCAATCGACGTAACGATCCAACTCCAGCTCATTCAACTTCTTTTACGACTCAAAAAAGAAATCAAAATGTCCATATTGTTCATTTCACATGATATCGGTTTGGTGTCCCACCTGGCACAAAGAATGGCGGTTATGTATGCGGGAAGAATCGTTGAAATCGGATCCGTAGACGAAGTCATTGATACCCCGAAACATCCTTATTCTAAAGCCCTGATTGAAGCTTATCCTTCCCATGACAAACTTGGCAAAAAATTACAAATTATCGAAGGGATGGTGCCAAGTCCGAAAGATTATCCTATCGGTTGTCATTTTCAAGACAGATGTTCCATTAAAATGGAAATTTGTAAAACGGCTCAGCCAGCATTACGAAAGTTAAGTGATACTCAGTCTGCGTTTTGTTTCGCCTTAGGAGAAGAAAATGTTAGAAGTTAA
- a CDS encoding ABC transporter ATP-binding protein, with protein MLEVKNLTVSYTNKRFLSKPTYTKAVEDVSFQIAPGKILGLVGESGCGKSTLGRAILKLVGIRSGDIDYNGKSIHKLKKTELLSVRKQIQVIFQDPYSSLNPRLTVEEIITEGLLVHHKGLSKKEREDKAKESLAQVNLPESILTRYPHEFSGGQRQRIAIARALILRPELVICDEAVSALDISTQAQVVNNLLELRDKFHLSYLFISHDLNIVNHISDEIAVMYLGKIVEIGKKEKIINHPLHPYTKALFSASFDIKKRNSPERPLVGEIPSIINKPSGCYFHTRCPNVQDICKKERPLEKTISADQKVACHFPLQN; from the coding sequence ATGTTAGAAGTTAAAAATTTAACAGTCTCCTATACGAATAAAAGATTTCTGTCAAAACCTACTTATACGAAAGCAGTGGAAGATGTATCTTTCCAAATCGCTCCGGGAAAAATATTGGGACTCGTTGGGGAATCCGGCTGTGGCAAATCCACATTGGGGCGCGCCATTTTAAAGTTAGTTGGTATTCGGTCCGGTGATATTGATTATAATGGAAAGTCGATTCATAAATTGAAAAAGACCGAACTACTTTCCGTTCGAAAACAAATTCAGGTAATATTCCAGGACCCTTATTCTTCTTTAAATCCCAGACTTACCGTAGAAGAAATCATTACAGAAGGTTTGCTTGTCCATCACAAAGGTTTATCGAAAAAAGAGCGTGAAGATAAAGCGAAAGAAAGTTTGGCCCAAGTCAATTTACCCGAATCGATTCTAACCAGATACCCGCACGAATTTTCCGGAGGGCAAAGACAAAGGATCGCGATCGCACGAGCTTTGATTTTAAGACCGGAATTGGTAATCTGTGACGAGGCCGTATCGGCTTTGGATATATCTACACAGGCACAAGTAGTTAATAATTTATTGGAGCTGAGAGATAAGTTTCATCTTTCGTATCTTTTTATTTCCCATGATTTGAATATAGTGAATCATATTTCGGATGAGATTGCGGTTATGTATTTGGGGAAGATCGTGGAAATCGGTAAAAAGGAAAAAATCATCAATCATCCTCTTCATCCTTATACAAAAGCGTTGTTTTCCGCAAGTTTTGATATTAAAAAAAGAAATTCCCCTGAACGACCTTTAGTCGGTGAAATACCGAGTATTATTAACAAACCATCCGGTTGTTATTTTCATACTCGTTGTCCAAATGTACAGGATATTTGTAAAAAAGAACGGCCTTTGGAAAAAACAATTTCCGCGGACCAAAAGGTAGCTTGCCATTTTCCATTGCAAAATTAA
- a CDS encoding AsmA family protein, whose translation MYISFRERIKGYVGTIFLASIVIFSISMFMILYPLMADPDYYKNIILTEVNSKSGLSFDYKESTPTFFPFPGIELSQVTVSKNQDQLIRVQKVKIEIYHGVFIGKALQIRRIYLNTGKIELKREKNESFPLFAKLTEKKKEGPVSNVPEIQIEEKLLFSDTFGGLPKGLELKNIMIEFDDELYSRKIKFYIWESSVEIDKDLRSLDFYLYGKVNDDTFQIYTNASFIYDEMNFENLRVEGSAHFDEFRGSNLQDILVIFPNADCRNGKFTGVMPFYKRTNEVIASRAENVNIKDLALKGKSSFGDAYISVLIEYNITEKKLSFSDISAEWKGKIKIFGAGYVTFGLVPQIYFEGRSDYLEVDSTLNIIKLWLDADLEKSIITRDMPDTKYVDRMHVNLDFNLRRVNIRGIFADEMNLALGYHKSLMKIKRLNLALYKGKLVSTGNVTFGTDRKLIITGKAENIALGDILFHQFGNSPITGTLETNFELNSQGFTERELTDNLNINAAFKSKDGELLSYTNILKPISSIGNLISLKKLDFTRATPYKEIDVDMNYASRKFQFSNFILKADGIAGSGSGSITIDKKIDMQFTVALPGLAGKVLKLPIIYKGTYGTSTPYIDPVWLGSVYAGTILLAGPAGATVGGIAGSAMSDYVNRAVDNVTDTIGSGIKSFRNLFSNEDDTKIKTGK comes from the coding sequence ATGTATATTTCTTTCAGGGAAAGAATCAAAGGATATGTTGGAACTATTTTTTTAGCATCCATCGTCATCTTTTCGATCAGTATGTTTATGATTCTTTATCCTTTGATGGCTGATCCCGATTATTACAAGAATATAATACTAACTGAAGTTAATTCTAAGTCCGGACTTTCTTTCGATTATAAAGAATCAACTCCTACGTTTTTTCCGTTTCCCGGAATTGAGCTGAGCCAAGTTACGGTTTCTAAAAATCAGGACCAACTGATACGGGTTCAGAAAGTTAAAATCGAAATTTATCACGGAGTTTTCATCGGTAAAGCTCTTCAAATCAGAAGGATTTATCTCAATACCGGAAAGATAGAATTGAAAAGAGAGAAGAACGAATCTTTTCCATTGTTTGCGAAGTTAACCGAGAAAAAAAAAGAAGGTCCGGTATCAAATGTTCCGGAAATTCAAATAGAAGAAAAACTTTTGTTTTCGGATACATTTGGAGGTCTTCCCAAGGGACTTGAACTCAAAAATATAATGATAGAATTTGATGATGAGCTTTATAGTAGAAAAATCAAATTTTATATTTGGGAGAGTAGCGTAGAGATTGATAAGGACTTAAGAAGTCTGGATTTTTACCTATATGGCAAAGTCAATGATGATACATTTCAAATATATACAAATGCTTCGTTTATATATGATGAGATGAATTTTGAAAATCTCCGCGTGGAGGGTTCGGCTCATTTTGATGAATTCAGAGGAAGCAATTTACAAGATATACTTGTGATTTTTCCCAATGCCGATTGCAGAAATGGGAAGTTTACCGGTGTCATGCCTTTCTATAAAAGAACCAATGAAGTCATTGCTTCCCGCGCGGAAAATGTAAATATCAAAGATCTTGCTCTTAAAGGTAAATCATCGTTTGGCGATGCCTATATCAGTGTACTTATCGAATATAATATTACAGAAAAAAAATTATCTTTCTCCGATATATCTGCGGAATGGAAGGGCAAGATCAAAATTTTCGGAGCGGGGTATGTTACTTTCGGGTTGGTTCCTCAGATTTATTTTGAAGGAAGATCGGACTATCTGGAAGTAGATTCTACTTTGAATATCATTAAACTTTGGTTAGACGCTGATTTGGAAAAATCAATCATTACCAGAGATATGCCGGATACCAAGTATGTGGATCGAATGCATGTGAATTTGGACTTTAATTTGAGAAGAGTGAATATTCGAGGTATCTTTGCCGATGAAATGAATCTCGCACTCGGGTATCACAAAAGCCTGATGAAAATCAAAAGATTGAATCTTGCATTGTATAAAGGGAAATTAGTCTCAACCGGCAATGTGACTTTCGGCACGGATCGAAAACTTATAATTACGGGGAAAGCAGAGAATATCGCGCTTGGAGACATTCTATTTCACCAATTCGGTAATTCTCCCATCACCGGAACTTTGGAAACGAACTTTGAATTGAATTCCCAGGGGTTCACCGAACGTGAATTAACTGATAATCTTAATATCAATGCTGCATTCAAATCTAAGGATGGCGAGTTACTCAGTTATACGAATATTCTTAAACCGATTAGTTCGATCGGAAACCTGATCAGTCTGAAAAAACTGGATTTCACAAGAGCGACTCCTTATAAGGAGATTGATGTGGATATGAATTATGCATCCAGAAAATTTCAATTCAGTAATTTTATTTTGAAGGCGGATGGGATTGCCGGTTCAGGTAGCGGAAGCATTACGATTGATAAAAAAATCGACATGCAATTCACGGTAGCATTACCTGGATTAGCTGGCAAGGTATTGAAACTTCCTATTATTTATAAAGGAACTTACGGAACAAGTACGCCTTATATTGATCCTGTGTGGCTCGGTTCGGTTTATGCCGGAACCATTTTGCTCGCAGGACCTGCTGGGGCTACTGTCGGTGGGATCGCCGGTTCTGCTATGTCTGATTATGTAAATCGAGCTGTCGACAATGTCACCGATACGATCGGCTCCGGGATAAAGTCTTTTCGAAATCTTTTTTCGAATGAGGACGACACAAAAATCAAAACCGGCAAATGA
- a CDS encoding MarR family winged helix-turn-helix transcriptional regulator translates to MKKTQTKEVSDLKKHIGFWMRIVSNNVSHSFAKKLETQGFTVAEWVVLREMHECKNTIVPSYIADLTGLTRGAISKLVDRLLEKGFVTRKESSNDRRYQEIELTKEAKHLLPKLASIADENDEQFFSVLSLSERKTLTELLRKTAEFNQLTKLPIE, encoded by the coding sequence ATGAAAAAAACTCAAACCAAGGAAGTAAGTGATTTAAAAAAACACATTGGTTTTTGGATGAGGATCGTTTCCAACAACGTATCCCACTCGTTTGCTAAAAAACTGGAAACCCAAGGTTTCACCGTAGCGGAATGGGTCGTCCTTCGTGAAATGCATGAATGTAAAAACACGATAGTACCCAGTTATATTGCTGATCTTACAGGACTTACGAGAGGAGCGATTTCAAAATTGGTAGATCGTTTGTTGGAAAAAGGTTTTGTCACTCGTAAGGAATCTTCGAATGACCGTCGTTATCAGGAGATCGAGCTTACCAAGGAAGCAAAACATCTGTTGCCGAAATTGGCGTCGATTGCAGATGAAAACGATGAACAATTCTTTTCAGTTTTAAGTTTATCCGAACGGAAAACTTTAACTGAACTTCTAAGAAAAACAGCCGAGTTCAATCAACTTACAAAATTGCCGATTGAGTAA
- a CDS encoding DUF1398 family protein, whose protein sequence is MNIQKIKETVDLSLEGKITFPQIVGILLKENIESYHVDFVRAENRYYTAQGENHLEPVPHQFPSAAKEFSAEAVSATIKKVQAGKINYREFIDEVTSAGCIYYIAYLSGKRVIYFGREGEFHIEHFPKN, encoded by the coding sequence ATGAATATACAAAAAATTAAGGAAACCGTCGATTTGTCTTTGGAAGGGAAAATTACTTTCCCGCAAATAGTAGGTATTCTTCTGAAAGAAAACATAGAATCCTATCACGTCGATTTCGTTCGAGCGGAAAATAGGTATTATACGGCGCAAGGGGAAAATCATTTGGAGCCAGTTCCTCATCAATTTCCCTCCGCGGCAAAAGAATTTTCAGCCGAAGCGGTTAGCGCTACCATTAAAAAAGTACAAGCAGGAAAGATCAACTATCGGGAGTTTATCGATGAAGTAACATCGGCAGGCTGTATTTATTATATTGCTTATCTATCCGGCAAACGGGTTATTTACTTCGGTAGAGAAGGTGAATTTCATATAGAACATTTTCCGAAGAATTGA
- a CDS encoding DUF5360 family protein produces MKTLRPFFLITDIGFVLYWLITILHIIPDEWLFKDYTNPLLVSWNWSFLPLDLLISFSGLLSLHLYGKANAAWKPVSLISLVLTFSSGLQAIAFWGIRLDFDITWWLPNLYLLLYPIYFIRKSVKGELV; encoded by the coding sequence ATGAAAACATTACGCCCTTTTTTTCTTATCACAGATATAGGTTTTGTATTGTACTGGCTTATCACAATACTTCATATCATACCGGATGAGTGGCTTTTCAAAGATTATACAAATCCGTTACTTGTTAGCTGGAATTGGTCTTTTCTTCCGCTGGATCTGTTGATTTCTTTTTCAGGACTACTCAGCCTGCATTTATATGGAAAAGCGAATGCAGCCTGGAAACCGGTCAGTTTGATTTCACTCGTTTTGACATTCTCTTCCGGTCTCCAAGCAATTGCATTTTGGGGGATACGATTGGATTTCGATATAACCTGGTGGCTTCCTAATTTGTATCTACTTTTGTATCCGATTTATTTCATTCGAAAGTCGGTCAAAGGGGAATTGGTCTAA
- a CDS encoding 5'-methylthioadenosine/S-adenosylhomocysteine nucleosidase produces MDRKKGSLAIFLILSIFQIQCSISKPATLILVSAESEWNSVKKILNIDSKVILHSPYGEYFSYTLKNKSGDDKTILFLQGGWGKIDSAASTQWAITKFSPASVINLGTAGGFIGKIKEGEILYVNRTIVYDIIERMGDSEEAIRDYTTDIKSSQDLAKSNQIAGLKSGAILSADQDIDPKHLQFLMNKYHALAGDWESGSIARICSKNQVPIIILRGITDVVDPNRGSRTYGNLPDFQKQTEMIMTKELNLLSEFL; encoded by the coding sequence ATGGATCGAAAAAAAGGAAGCTTAGCGATTTTTTTAATTTTGTCAATATTCCAAATTCAATGTTCCATTTCAAAACCTGCGACTCTCATTCTTGTTTCTGCGGAAAGCGAATGGAATTCCGTTAAAAAGATTTTAAACATCGATTCAAAAGTAATTCTTCATAGTCCGTATGGAGAATATTTTTCATACACGTTAAAAAACAAATCGGGTGATGATAAAACGATTCTCTTTCTCCAAGGAGGCTGGGGCAAAATCGACTCGGCTGCTTCCACACAATGGGCAATTACGAAATTTTCACCGGCTTCGGTCATTAACTTAGGAACTGCAGGCGGTTTTATCGGTAAGATAAAAGAAGGAGAGATTCTATATGTAAATCGGACCATTGTCTATGACATTATTGAACGAATGGGAGATTCGGAAGAGGCAATCCGTGATTATACCACGGACATAAAAAGCTCGCAAGATCTTGCAAAATCGAATCAAATCGCCGGTTTAAAATCCGGAGCGATTCTCTCTGCCGATCAGGACATCGATCCGAAACATTTGCAATTTCTAATGAACAAATATCACGCATTAGCTGGTGATTGGGAGTCGGGATCCATTGCAAGAATTTGTTCGAAGAATCAAGTTCCTATAATCATTTTAAGAGGAATCACAGATGTCGTTGACCCGAACCGGGGAAGTCGAACTTACGGAAACCTGCCGGACTTTCAAAAACAAACGGAAATGATTATGACAAAAGAACTGAATTTGCTTTCTGAATTTTTATAA
- a CDS encoding MutS-related protein has protein sequence MLVFFSIIVGFFGLYLNKSEFLHYAFLSIPIVGFAILVSIYQKRKHHLAGLEKTLALIERELNRKNGVLKKIPSLEVWEFPEAIRNHPLSVDLDLCTKQGLFAYLDTTVTKDSWDLFLNRLLQNTNEDPKILQTKVKELLKNRSLNYQLLRKAFPYGGDTKDKIPFFNITKDFHFWEKQRYLRFLYPILGVFTPFWLLLSSFFSLPFAPLLLFINLILFIRYRKNSLKIWKQIQNLNQSLENFESVWKRLHPKRRTEIRKMSHALEKLGNSSEWIISPLPHFILNAIFLWDLWKVNRFEKWKFNWAPLWVELKEDWIRVDSLLPFTNLSFLNPKMAFPEWNDKGYMEAENLGHPLIGIDHRITNILPTVGRGGLFIITGSNMSGKTTYLRAIAVSLLIAGSGGPIPGTKMSIAPFEIHTLIRSQDSLENGISFFYSEVRRLSGIIRETRPDTKLSVLFLDEILKGTNSKERQIATREILFALKEKGAIVFLTTHDLQIAEIEGATPFHFTELELDGEMIFDYRLREGISHTTNALRILRKEGIPIREEI, from the coding sequence TTGCTTGTATTTTTTTCCATCATCGTAGGGTTTTTCGGACTTTATCTGAACAAATCGGAATTTTTACATTATGCCTTTCTAAGTATACCTATCGTTGGTTTTGCGATTCTGGTTTCCATTTACCAAAAGCGAAAACACCATCTCGCCGGGTTGGAAAAAACCTTAGCTCTCATTGAAAGAGAGTTGAATCGAAAGAACGGAGTCTTGAAAAAAATCCCTTCCTTGGAAGTTTGGGAATTTCCGGAAGCAATCCGAAACCACCCTCTTTCCGTTGATTTGGACTTGTGCACAAAACAAGGATTATTTGCTTATCTCGATACGACTGTTACAAAAGACAGTTGGGATTTGTTTTTAAACCGATTATTGCAAAATACAAACGAAGACCCGAAGATTTTACAAACAAAAGTAAAAGAGCTTTTGAAAAACAGATCTTTGAACTACCAATTGCTCCGAAAGGCATTTCCTTACGGGGGAGATACAAAAGATAAAATTCCTTTTTTTAATATCACTAAAGATTTTCATTTTTGGGAAAAACAAAGATACCTTAGGTTTCTTTATCCGATCCTGGGAGTGTTTACTCCTTTTTGGCTGCTTCTTAGTTCTTTTTTTTCTTTGCCGTTCGCACCTTTGTTATTGTTTATTAACCTAATTCTATTTATACGGTATCGTAAAAATTCTCTCAAAATTTGGAAACAAATCCAAAATCTGAATCAAAGTTTGGAAAATTTCGAATCCGTTTGGAAACGATTGCATCCGAAACGAAGGACGGAAATTCGAAAGATGTCCCATGCCTTGGAAAAATTGGGCAATTCTTCAGAATGGATCATTTCTCCCCTACCCCATTTTATTTTGAATGCGATTTTTCTTTGGGATCTTTGGAAAGTGAATCGATTTGAAAAATGGAAATTCAATTGGGCTCCTCTTTGGGTGGAATTGAAAGAAGATTGGATCCGTGTGGATTCGCTGCTTCCTTTTACGAATCTTTCTTTCCTAAACCCGAAGATGGCATTTCCCGAATGGAACGACAAAGGTTATATGGAAGCGGAAAATTTAGGCCATCCTTTGATCGGAATCGACCACCGTATAACAAATATTTTACCTACGGTAGGGAGAGGAGGTTTGTTTATCATTACCGGTTCCAATATGTCGGGAAAAACAACTTATCTTCGAGCCATCGCAGTGAGTCTGTTAATCGCCGGGAGCGGAGGACCGATTCCGGGAACCAAAATGTCCATTGCTCCTTTTGAAATTCATACTTTGATTCGTTCCCAAGATTCTTTGGAAAACGGAATCTCTTTCTTTTATTCCGAGGTTAGAAGACTTTCCGGAATCATCAGAGAGACGAGGCCGGATACGAAGCTGTCCGTACTTTTTTTGGATGAAATTTTAAAAGGAACCAATTCCAAAGAAAGACAAATCGCCACCCGTGAAATCCTATTCGCTTTAAAAGAAAAAGGAGCGATCGTTTTTCTAACCACCCACGATTTGCAAATTGCCGAGATAGAAGGTGCGACTCCTTTTCATTTCACAGAATTAGAGTTAGATGGCGAAATGATATTCGATTACAGACTCCGGGAAGGGATTTCCCATACCACAAATGCACTACGGATTTTAAGAAAAGAAGGAATCCCCATTCGGGAAGAGATCTAA